The Deinococcus depolymerans genome contains the following window.
TACCGCGCCGCAGGTCGGCGTCAATGATCAGGACCCGCTGCCCGCTGGACGCCATGCCATCGGCCAGGGTGGCGGTCACGCTGCTCTTGCCCTCGCCGGGAGCGGTGCTGGTCATCATCACGACCGGGTGGGGGCGCGTGGCGAGCGTGGCCATCAGATTCACGCGCAGGAAACCCACTGCCTCGTAGAGCCCGGCCTGCCGGGCGGCGCGCACGATACCGCGTAGTAGCACGTCACGCTGACGCAGACGGGGCAGCGTCGCCAGGGTCGGCAGGCCCAGGGGCAGCATGTCCTCCTCGGTGCGGATAGTGCGGTCCGACAGGCTAGCCAGCGCGGCGCCAGCCACCCCGAGCAGCAGACCCAGCAAGGCCGCCAGCACGGCGTTGCGTACGGGTTTGGGGGATACCGGCAGGCGCGGCACCTGAGCACTGACAAGCGGGGAGAGCACGCCCACAGCGGAGTTTTCCAAGATGGCTAGCTGCACCCGGCTGTCCTGAATCCGGGCCTGCCGGGCCAGCAGGGACTGACGCTCGGTGGGGGTAAGGGCACGCCCGCTCAGCTGAGCATTGATCTCTTTCAGCTGGGCATCGAAGCCGCTCAGCCCGAGCCGGATGGTGGTCAGGCCACGTCCACGGTCCCAATTGACGAGGGCAGCGCTGGTCAAGTTCGCCAGCACACGGGCCGCCTCAGGGTGACGCGCGCGGGAGCGCACGGTGTAAGTGCCGTTGCCGTTGAAGTCCAGCCTGGAGGTCAGCGTGAGTGTCTTGAGGTTCTGGTCCTGGATCTCACGCCTAATCTGCCGGCCGAGACGCGCTTTTTCCTCCTGGGGAATGGCGCTGTTCTTCTCCAGGGTTTGCAGGACGGGAAGCAGAATCTGTTCGCTCTGCAGGGCCTGAGACATGACGCCTTCCGGAAGCGGCGGGGCATTCACGGTAGCCTGCCCGCTCACGCTATCCGGGGCAGCGGTAGTGTTAGTCGCGAAGAGGGTAGCGGCCGCCTCGTATACCGCTGGTTGCTGACGGCTAAGCACGAAGGCCAGGGTCCCCAGCAGGACCGGGGCCATGAGGACCCAGGGGAGGTACCGCTTCAGCGCTCGCCAGAGAAAGCTGATATCAACTTCCCGGATCTGTGACTCATTCTCTTTCATACCTGCTCCTTCCGTATAAAAACCGTCCGTTTCTCGCCCGGGTAATGGCAGAAAGGGACAGTTCGTCGTTGCTTCCGAAGTTCATGCTGTTCGATGATAATCCCAAACCCTAACCGGCATGCAGTAGAGAGCTGGCCCCGGCGCAGACAGAACGGAATTCATGCGGCGCGCCCGGGTGGGAGCGACCTCAGAGGCTGTCTGGAAAGTCATTGTCGAGCTGTTGCCGGCTGTTCACCAACGAACGCCGCGAGCCTCCGACGGTGGTCTGCTCCCCGGAATCTGGACAGTGTTGAACAAGAGTTTCCACGGGCGAGAGAACAGCGACCAGAACGAAGGCCCAGGAGGCAGGGGCTTGAAATTCCCCGGTCTCATGGTCGTTGATGCGAAGTGACTATGCCTCGCACGCCCAGCCTACCGCACAGCATCATCACCGCGCAGCTGAACCGAATCACCAGCCTCAGCGGTCTCGTTCCCTACAGCCCCCTGCGCAGAAGCGCCATCTCCCAGGAGATGGCGCGGGACTCCTTCGCATCGACGGAAGACCTTCAGCGTCGAGCCAGGAACGCGCCTTCCGGCGCGTTCCTGGCCATCGATTTCGTCATGGTGCCCCACGCCGGACGGACGATGGAAGGCGTGAACTACCACTACAGCGGTCAGGCCCAGACCCGTCTGGGCCATCCGTTCACCTCCGCTGCCCTGGTCAGGTTCGGTGAAGATCCAGTTCCGTTGCTGGAGCGCTTCAAGGTGTCCCAGGTCCTTGAGACGACCTGTTACCCGTACCGCACCGCCACGCAGGAAATGATCCACGTTGTTCAGGATTGCCTCGCGGCGGGCGTCCCCATGGCGGGTCTGCTGCTGGATGGAGAGTTCGGGCGGGACGCGGCCGTGACCTTCAGTCGCGAGCATCAGATTCCGGTCTTGATTCGTGCCAAAGCCAATATGACCGTGCAGTTCGAGGGTGAGTCCCTCACCCTCGGTGCGCTGAGCCGGCAGTTCCCTCCGGAACGCTGTCACCTGTACGCGGAGTTCGGGTGGCGCGTCCGCCGCTTGCCGGTTGCCCGTGAGGTCGGTGGGTTCGATGTCCTGATCGTGTGGCGCAAGGTGCACGGGGAGTGGACACGGTTTTTCCTGTTCAGCACGTTTGGTGGTGACGTCACGGTTCGCTCACTGCTGCGGGCCTGGAAGGCCCGCTGGGGGATCGAGGTGATTCACCGGTTCTTCAAGCAGAACCTGGGGCTGGGACGCTGTCATTGCCGGACGATCCAGGCGCAGGAGAACTGGGTGTGGTGCGTGGTGGAGGCCTTTCACGCGGTGCTACGCGTGCGTCGGGAAGTGATCTGTCAAGGGTTTGGTGGAGCCTCAGTTCGGGATGGGGGCCTGCTCCTCGAAGGCCGTCGGTGACCGATAGCCCAACGACGAGTGGCGACGACGACGGTTATAGAACACCTCAATCCACTCAAACACCTCTGTCCGTGTCTGGGCACGACCCCACTGCGCTTCACCGAGTCCCATCTCCGTCTTCAACGTCGCAAAAAAACTCTCCTGGACAGCATTATCCCAGCATTCTCCTTTCTCGCTCATGCTCTGAACGGCCTGCAACCTATCCAGTGCCTGCTTGTACACCTCGCTCGTGTACTGACTTCCTCGATCCGAGTGATGCAGCAGTCCTCCTGGTGGTTTCCGACACCCTACGGCCATCTCCAACGCCGCTGTGACCAGCGGCGTCTGAAGTCGCTCATTCAGCGCCCAGCCGACAATTTTCCGCGAATACAGGTCCATCACCGTTGCCAGGTACAGCCAGCCCTCATGCGTCGGTAAATACGTGATGTCCGTGACCCACTTCTGGTTTGGGCCGTCCGCAGTGAACTCTCTGGCCAGGATGTTTTCCGCGACTGGGCGGGAGGATTTCACTTTGGTCGTCGTTCGCAACTTCCGCTTTCCACGCGTGACAAGCGCCGCTTGTCGCATGAGTCGCCCGATCCGCTGACGGCTGACCCGCTCGCCCTGCTCATGCAGGTCGGCTTTGATGCGCAACGCCCCGTACGTTCCCCGACTCTCCTCGAAGCTGGTCCTGATTTTCTCCATCAACACGCGATCTCTCGTGATCTTCTCGCTCTCCGGCCTTCCCCGCGAAGCGTAGTACCCGCTGATGCTCACCTCGAGAACCCGGCACATCAGTTCCACTGGGAACTCGTTCTGATGCCGCTCGATGAACCCGAAGATCAGGGCTGCTTCGCGAAAAAGCGGCCAAGCCCCATACGGGTGCTGTTCTGGCCAAGACAGGCCAGCGCTTTTTTCAGGATATCGCGCTCCTGTCGTGCAATTTCCAGTTCCCGTTCCAACTCCTTGAGCCGAGCCTCCTGTGGTGAAAGGGCGGGGACGCCCCGCCCGGTGAAGGCTGGGCGGCCGGCGGCCGTCTGGGTGTCCTGCTGCTGCTTCCACCGGACGACGTAGTGAGGGGGAACGCCAAGGTCACGGGCAATCTGGGCGCAACTCTTTCCGGTCGTGCGGACCAGCCGGACGGCTTCTTGTTTGAACTCAGCGGTGAATTTCTGCTTGGGTACGGACATTCTGTCCTCCAGTGTGGATCACACTGAACTTACCCTCCACCAAACTCTATCCAATTCAACAAGAGGGAAAAACGAAGCGGGCGGCACTGAGAGCACTCAAGACCCACCTGGCTCGCGAGTTGTACCGAACCTTGCAGGCCAGTCACGTGGGAGGCCCCAGCCCCCTCATAGGATCTTTTTGCCTTTTCCCTTACCGGCTTGACATACTAGGTTCGGGTACTGAGCGTCTACCGTCATCGAAAGCGGCGCTTCTCTGTACGGGTCAATCTCGTTGCAGCGGGGTGTACCCGCACTATTGTCAGCATGACGTGACTTTCACGAAAGATCTATTCCTGTGAGTACAACGCTCGGTGCCGACAAGCAGGAATCGAGAGCGAGCTCTAGACTACTGAATATGAAAGCCATCATTCCTGCTGCCGGTCTGGGCACGCGTCTCCGTCCTCTCACGTACACGCGGCCCAAGCCGGTGCTCCGGGTGGCGGGGAAGCCGATCATCGTGCATGCCATCGAGACGTTGCAGGGGGCGGGTATCACGGAGATCGGGGTGGTCGTGTCGGACATCACGCGGGTGGAGATTCAGCATGCCATCCGGGAGATTTCGGGCGTGCAGGTGACACTGATCAATCAGCATGAGCAGTTGGGGTTGGGGCACGCGGTGCTGGTGGCGCGGGAGTGGGTGGGTGAGGATGATTTCTGCGTGTACCTGGGGGATAACCTGTTCGAGTTCGGGGCGCGGCCGTTCGTGGAGCGTTTCGTGGCGGAGCGTCCGGCGGCGCTGATTGCGCTGGTGGAGGTGGAGGATCCGACGGCGTTCGGGGTGGCGGAGCTGGATGGGACGCGCATCACGCGGCTGGTGGAGAAGCCGAAGGTGCCGCCGAGCAACCTGGCGGTGGCGGGGCTGTACTGTTTCACGCCGCAGATCTTCTCGGTGCTGGCGGGCATGCCGCCTTCGGCGCGGGGGGAGTACGAGATCACGGACGGGATCCAGGGGTTGATCGAGGCGGGTGCGGCGGTGCTTGGGCAGTCGGTGGTGGGGTGGTGGAAGGACACGGGTCGCCCGGCGGACCTGCTGGACGCCAACCGGCTGCTGCTGGAGCGGATTGTGCTGGACGTGCAGGGGACGGTGGAGGACTCGCGGATCACGGGGCGGGTGGTGATTCCGGCGTCGGCGCGGGTGACGCGCAGCAAGATCGTGGGGCCGGTGATGCTGGGTGAGGGCGTGGTGATCGAGGACGCGTACATCGGGCCGTTCACCAGCATCGGGCAGGGCAGCGTGGTGCGTGGGGCCGAGGTGGAGCACAGCGTGATCGACGCCGAGGCGCGGATCGAGCAGTTGAGTACGCGGCTGCAGGACTGCCTGATCGGCGTGCGGGCGCAGGTGCGGGGGGGGCGGACGGTGCCGCGCACGCACAAGTTGACGATCAGTGACGCGAGTGTGGTGGAGCTGGCGTGAGCGGTGGGCGGGGCGTTTGGGGGTGACGGCAGGGTTGTGTCAGGAGCGGGGCACTATCATGGGGGCATGACGGATTCACCTCGTATTCACCTGGGTTCCCTGCTGCGCTCCTCGACGGAGGACGCGCACGCCGAAGGCAGCCTTGATCACCTCCAGTATGAGCAGGGGCGCGCGCTGCAGACGCTGCGGTTCGCGGAACCCGCGCCGTTCGAGGTGGATGTCAACGCGCTGGGCAGCAACGAGATGTACCTGCAGGGGACCTTCGAGCCGGTGCTGGTCATGGAGTGCGCCCGTTGCCTGCGGGAGGTGCACGTGCCGCTGGAGGTCTCGCTGGGGACGCTGCTGCGCTATGACCCTGCGGTCGACGCGCCGTACCTGGAGGAGGCCGAGACGGGCGAGGAGGTGCTGGTGTTCGGGGATCCGGACCTGGATCTCAGTGCCTACCTGGCCGAGACGACGCTGCTGAACGCGCCGCTGAGCGTGCTGCACGATGAGGCGTGCCGCGGGCTGTGTCAGGTGTGTGGGCATGACCTGAACGAGGGGCCGTGCGAGCACATGGCGCAGGTGCCGGTCGAGGAGATCGACGATGACCTGGGCACCCCGGAGGGGTCGCTGCACGCCAAGCAGAATCCCTTCGCGGCGCTGGCTGACCTGAAGCTGCCGGAGGAGTGACGTGGGGGCCGGGAACACGCCGGAACTCACGCATTTCCGGGACGGCCTGCCGCGCATGGTGGACGTGACCGGGAAGGCCGCGACGTCCCGTGAGGCGACCGCCGAGGCCTGGGTGCGGCTGCCGGGCGAGGCGCGCGCGGCGCTGGAGGCCGGCACGAACCCGAAGGGGGATCCGCTGGTCGTGGCGAGACTGGCGGGGCTGGCGGGCAGCAAGCGTACGGCAGACCTGGTGACGCTGTGCCATCCGATTCCGGTGACGGGCGCGGACGTGCAGGTGACGCTGGAAGCGGCGGGCGTGCGGGTGCTGGCAACGGTGCGGACGACCGCGCCGACCGGGGTGGAGATGGAGGCCCTGACGGCGGTGACGGTCGCGGCGCTGAACGTGTACGACATGCTCAAGGCGGCGAGCAAGGCCATCGAGATCACGGGTGTGCGCCTGCTGGCCAAGTCTGGCGGGAAGAGCGGGGATTATCAGGCGGGGGCGGGGCAACCGGACTGACGCGGCAGGGATCCGGGCAGGCCGCGGGAACCCGGCCGGTCTGTTCAACGTAGAGGAAGCGTATGGGCGCAGAACGTCACAACCCGGAAGCAAGGTCGGCCGCGCCCGCGTGGCTGGATCTGCTGCACCTGGAGGCGGACGGTGTCCTGACCGACCGCGAGCGTGACGCCCTGCAGGCGCTGGAGCAGCGGCATGGCGCGCAGGTACGCCGGCAGCGTGAACGCCTGGCGTGGGGGGTGGCGGCCCTGATGGCCCCCCCTGCCCCCCTGCCCCGCAGCGTCGCGGCCGACGTGGCCCGCGAGGTGCGGCTGTCGGCCTGCCTGGAGGCGCAGCCCGCGCTGCCCCGCAGTGTGGCGGCGCGGGTCGTGGCGGACATCCGGCTGGCGGGTGAGTTGACGCCGGCCCCGCTGCCCCGCAGCGTGGCGGCGCAGGTCGTGCGGGACGTGCGGCTGCACGAGGCGCTGGCCGGCGCTCCGGCGCTTCCGGTGGGTGTGACGGAACGCGTGGCGGTGCGGGTCGCGGCCCGCGTGACAGCCGAGGCGGCGCCTCGCGTCCCGGCCGAGACGCCGGGTGTCCTCCGGCCCGGGGCGGCGCCCGTTTCCCTGAATGCGGTGGGAGCGCCGCCCCGGCACAATCCGGCGCCGCTGATCCTGGTGGTGTCGCTGCTCGCCTCGCTGACGCTGCTGGGCGTGTCGAGCGCCTGGCCGAACCTCGCGGCGGGGGCGTTGGTCCTGCAGACCCTGCTGGCCCAGGTGTCGCCGGTCGCGGGTGTGGGGCTGGCGCTGCTGCTGGTCACGAGCGCGCTGGTCAGTGCGCGGCCCACGCCGGTCACGCAGCGGCTGGGGGCGGGGGCCTTCGCGCTGAGTGCCGCGCTGACCCTGCCGGCGCTGTACGGCCTGGCCGGGCAGGGCACGGTGACGTTCGGGCAGGACGTGCAGGTCCGGGGCCGGGTGGACGGGAACGTGATCAATGTGGGCGGGAACGTGCACCTGCGGGCGGGGGCGGACGTGCGCGGTGAGGTGATCACCCTGCTGGGTGACGTGTACCGGGTGCCGGAAGCGCGGGTGGCCGGGCGCGTGAACGCCCTGCTGGGGCACGCCCCGGGGGACCGTGAGGCGCTGGAGACCGAGGTGCCCCGTGGGCTGGCGGCCGTGACGGCCTCCGCGTTCAGGCCGGTGCTGGGGTGGTTGGGCAGCGCTGCGTGGCCGCAGGTGTTCGTCACCCTGACGGGGGGGGCGCTGCTGCTGCTGTTCGTGTCGGGGCTCGCGCCGGTCCTGGCACGGCGGCAGCGCCACGCCCCGGTCCGGACGCTGGCGCTGGGCATCCTGGCGCTGGCGGTGCTGGTGGGCCCGGCAGGTGGGCTGGCGCTGGCGGGGCTGCTGGGTCCGGCGCTGGTCGCGCTGGCGCTGACGGCCGTGCTGATCGCGCTGGGTCTGAGTGTCAGTGCGTATGACGTGGGCCGGGCGCTGGCGCTGCGGGCGCGGTTGCCGGTGCCGGACGCGGTCGGGGGCCTGCTGGGGCTGAGTGCGGTGGCGGCGAGCCTGAGCGTGCCGCCGCTGGCCTTCGGGCTGGCGCTGGTGGGCGGGGCGTGGGGGGCAGGAACGCTGCTGCTCGCGCGGGGTCAGGCCGGGGAGACGCTGGACGTCGCGGACGCCGCCTGATACGGACTCCGATTGAACGGGCTGCAAAGGCCATTCAATCCGAGCGAAGCGACTCGGAGAGCTGCTCCGCAGAGTGGGAGCTGGGCGGGTTCTGGACGTGGAGTCGGCAATCCGGTGAAGTTCCGGATTGTCGGCGAAACAAACGGCAGTCCGTATGACCTGGTGGCGGTGACGTCTGCGGCCCGGGGGGCCGGCAGTTGAAGACATGAACACACCGACCGGCGGGAACCGGTCGGTGGTTGCGTTGGCACTGAAGCTCAGTTCAGGATGCGTTTGAGGTGCAGGTAGATCTCGTACCAGTCCTGTTTGTCGCGGGGGCGTTTGCCGCGCAGTTCGATGCGGGACAGGGTGCGGACCCAGTCGGGCGTGATCTGCGGTCCCAGCGTGGGGTCGGCGACGAGGTCGGCGAGTCCCTTGGGCAGCGAGCCTTCGGTGGACGCGCCGTAGAACTCGACCCCTTCGAGCAGGTCGTGGACGGTGATGGCGTACGCGCCGGCCAGGGTCTGGAGGGTTTCCAGGCTGGGGTTGGTGCGGCCGCGTTCGAGGTCGCTGAGGTACGGGACGCTGATCCCGGCGGTCTCGGCGACGTCCTTGAGCCGCAGCCCGCGTTCGCTGCGCAGTTCGCGAAGTCTTTCGTGCAGTTTCATTGTTCACCTCCTTGGCTGCGGCGTGGCCTCACGCTGCGCGCTGGATTTCTCGCAGCGCGGCGGCGCGTGCCGCCTGGGGCGCCTTCCGGGTTCTGGGGCAGGGCAGGTTTGCCTGTGGGCAGAATGGGGCAGCCTTGGTTGGAGTGTAACACCACCCGCCGGTACGGTCAATACAGAATAAAGAGTGCGACTTCTTGCCCATCCTGATACCGACCTGCTAGAATCTGCCAAGATCGTAATCAGGCAGAGGATTCGCCCGCATCCGAACCCGCTCCCGGCGCGGTCCTCCGGTTTTCACCCCCCGAACTTTTCACCCTGCCACCTGACCTCGCCGCCCACCGGGCGGGAAGGAGTGTTCACCCATGCGCGCTCTGGACACCATCGCCGAAAGCATCCGCGTCGGTTACGCCCACCCCACCACCCTGCTGAACACCTTCATCGAGGTCGAGAACGAGGGCGGCCTGAGCGCCGTCCGGCGCATCGAACGGCAGCTGCAGCTCGGGCTGAGCGCCATGCGGGAGCGGCAGCATCCCCACAGCGACCTCGCGCAGAAATGGCTGAGTTCCGCCCGCGCCTACCTGATCACACGCGCCGAACGCCGCCAGGCGAGCTGAACCCACCCCACAGCACTACGGGCTCGGAGCGCTGCTCCGCAGGGTGGGAACAAAGAGAACGGCCGCGCGTGGCGCTGGTCACCCCGAGGTGTCCCGCGTGAAGGGCGCAACCCCCGTTCCGTCCCTGTCACGCCTGCGCGCACCCGGACGGAACGGGGGTTGCCCCCCACGCCAGCGGAACCCGGTTCAGTTCAGTTGGTAGATCTCGCCGTACTTGCGGTGCAGGTACGTGACGTAAGGGTCGGCACTCAGGGCCTGTCCGGTCGCCTGCACGGTCAGTTCGGCCGGTGTGAGGCTGCGACCGTGCTGGTGAACGTGCTCGACCAGCCAGGCCCGCAGCGGGCCGTACTCGGCCGCCGCCACGCCCTGTGCCACGGCCGGGTCACGCTGCGCGGCTTCCAGCAGTTGCACGCTCAGCAGGTTCCCCAGCGTGTACGTCGGGAAGTACCCGATCAGTCCGGCGGACCAGTGAATGTCCTGCAGCACGCCCCGCGCGTCGTCGGGTGGGGTCAGGCCCAGGTACGACTGCATCCTGGCGTTCCAGGCGTCCGGCAGGTCCCGCACGGCGAGGCTGCCTTCCAGCAGCGCCAGTTCCAGTTCGAAGCGCAGCATCACGTGGAAGTTGTACGTGACCTCGTCGGCCTCCACGCGGATCAGGCTGGGATTCACGCGGTTCACGGCGCGGTACAGCGTGGCGGCGTCCAGTCCCTCGGTGACGGCGGGCGCGGCCCGCTGCAGCTGCGGGAAGTACCGCTCCCAGAACGGCAGGCTACGGGCCAGCAGGTTCTCGAACATCCGCGACTGGCTCTCGTGCACGCCCAGGCTGGCCCCGGCCGAGACCGGGGTGCGCGACCAGCGTTCAGCGACGCCCCGCTCGTACATGGCGTGCCCGGTCTCGTGCCAGGTGCCGAACAGGCAGGCGGGCCAGTACGGTTCCACGCGGGTCGTGATGCGGATGTCGCTGCGGCTGAAGTTCGACTGGAACGGGTGGGCGCTCTCGTCCTGCCGCGCGAAGCTGCCCTGCAGTCCGAAGGCCTCGCCGGCCACCTGCCACGCGAAGTCCTTCTGTGCCTGCGGCGGGAACGGCCGGGTCAGCACGCGGTAGTCGGCGGCGTCCCCGGCGGCGCGCAGGCGCTCCAGCAGCGGCAGGGTCCGGTCGCGCAGGTCCGCGAACACCGCCTGCACCTGCGAGGCGCGCATGCCCGGCTCGTAATCGTCGATCAGGGCGTCGTAGGGATGCTCGTCGAAGCCCATCAGGTCCGCCTGACGCCGCGCGAGGGTCATCATGCGCTCCAGGTGCGGCGCGAACGTCCCGAAGTCACTGCGGCTGCGGGCGTCGATCCAGGCGTGATGCGCCTCGTTCTGCGCGCGGGTGCGTTCCTCCACGAAGGAGGTGGGCAGGCGCGTGGCCTTCGCGTGATCGCGGCGGGCGACGCGCACCACCGCCTCGTCGGCCGGGTGCTGCGGCTGCGCGGCCGCCAGGAGGTCGCCCGTGTCGGGCGCCGTGAACAGTTCGTGCGACAGGCCGGCCAGGGTCGCGAGCTGCTGCCCGCGCACCGGGGCGGCCTCCTCGGGCATGAAGGTCTCCTGTTCCCAGGAAAGCAGGTTCGCGGCGGCGTTCAGGTCACTGACCTGCCCCAGCCGGCGCTTGAGGGCCTGCATGGTCGGGTGGGCGGCGGGCGCCGTCGGATCGGGCGTGGTCATGCCCTCTAGCGTAACGTGTGCGGCCCCCGGGAGGGGCAGCTGACGCGGGCAGGGGGACTACTGCCAGCGTTCGCGGCGCTCGCCTGCCCTGCCGAGCAGCAGGGGGCGCACCTCGCCCAGCAGGTAGAGGCTGCCGCACACCAGCGCGAGCGGCGCGGCGCGGCCGGCCAGCACCTCCAGCGCCGCCGCCGGGGTGTCCGTGACTGTCACGGGCAACCCCGCGAACAGTTCCGCGAGGGCCCGCGGGTCCGCGGCGCGGGGACTGAGGACCGCGCGCGTGAGAATCACCTCCGACACGGCCGGCCTCAACGCCGCGACCACCCCGCCGAGGTCCTTGTCACCGGCGGCCCCGAACACCAGCGGCAGCGGCCCCACCTGCAGTTCCTCCAGCGTCGCGGCCAGGGCCTGCGCGCCGTCCGGGTTGTGCGCGCCGTCCAGCAGGACCCGCCCTGCTCCCCAGGGAAGGGTTTCCAGCCGCCCGGGCCAGCGGGTGCCGGCGGCGCCGCGCGTGACGGCCGCGGCAGGAACCCCCAGCCGCAGCGCCGCCAGGGCCGCCAGCGCCGCGTTGCGCGCCCCGTGACGCCCCAGCAGCGGCGTCTGCAGGGTCAGGGGCCCGGCCGGGGTCCGCAGGGTCACCTGCGCCCCCTGCCAGCCCCGCAGCCGGAGGTCCAGCAGGTGGTCGTCCAGTCGCCACAGGTCCGCGCCCGGCGCGTCGAACGCCGGCTGTACCTCCGGCGCGACCCCCACCACGGCCGGACGCCCGGCCCGCAGGATCCCGGCTTTCTCGGTCGCGATGGCCTGCGGCGTGTCCCCCAGGAATTCCGTGTGGTCCAGGCCCACGTTCGTCACCACGCTCAGCGCCGGTTCCAGGGCGTTCGTGGCGTCCAGCCGTCCCCCCAGGCCCACCTCCATCACGGCCACCTGCACGCCCGCCTCCGCGAACAGCAGCGCGCCCAGCGCCGTCACGATCTCGAAGAACGACGCCCCCAGCGCCTCCGCCGCGGGCCGCACGCGGGCCAGGGCGTCGGCCACCACTTCCTCCGGCAGTTCCTGACCGTCCACCACGAACCGCTCGGTGAAGTGCGTCAGGTGCGGACTCGTGAACAGCCCGGTCCGCACGCCCCCGGCTTCCAGCATGGCGGCCAGCGTGGCGGCGGTGGAGCCCTTGCCGTTCGTGCCGCCTACCAGCACGGCGCGGAACGACGCCTGTGGACTTCCCAGCCGCGTCAGGAGTGCCTGCACCCGTCCCAGCCCAGGGTGAACCCCGAACCGCTGCCGCGCGAACAGCCACTCCAGTTGCGCCTGCCACGCCTGCACACCCACGTCCGCACTGCTGTCACGTCCTGCACTCATCCGTCCAGCATAGAGCCATTCTCCGCTTCGCCGCCGTGCCAGTCCGTTCTGCCCGTCCACATTCACCCGCGCTCCTGCGGCGCTTGACAGGTCCGCCCGGCCCGACAGACTGCCCCTTATGGCAAAGGCTCTGGACCGCCCGCAACGGCAGCGGGGAGGGGGCTGGGGAACGCGTCCCCGGACCCCTCCCCCACCGGCCCCGGCCGCTTCAGCCCTGGGCCGCGAAGTACCCTTCGAGCGTCGGCACGATCTGCTTCTTGCGGCTGATCCGCCCCCCGAGGTCCGCGACCGGCCCGTCGACCGTGACCCCGAAGGCCTCGCTCAGCACTTTCCCTTCGGTGGCGCTGAGCACCAGGGTGCGGTTCGTCTCGTTCAGGATGTCCACCACGCTGAGCAGCACGCCCGAGAGGCTGTCCTGCGCCTTCACCTGATCCATCGCCGCGAGCAGCTCGGCCTGCCGGCCGAACACGTACGCCGGGTTGGTCGTCTCGATCACGCCGATCCCCCACTGCTGCGCGGGCTCCCCGAACGGGAACACCTTGTAATCCATGCGCAGCAGCGCCTCGGCCGGCGTGTCTCCCAGGTCGCTCTTGGCGGCGAACATGGCCAGCGCGTACGCCTCCACATCCTCGATGCCCGCGACCGGCGCCAGGAACGCAGCGGCGTCCCGGTCGTCCTGGGTGGTGGTGGGGCTGCGGAAGTGCAGGGTGTCACTCAGGATCGCGCTGAGCATCAGCCGGGCGTCGAGCGGTTCGACGCTCAGGCCTGCCTCGCGGTGCAGTTTCAGCAGGATCGTCCCGGTGCAGCCGACCGGCTCGAAACGCAGGTAGGGGGGCTGCGCGGTGCTCAGGTCGCCCAGCTTGTGGTGATCCACGACGCGCGTCACGTTCAGGTTCGCGAGGTTCGGCGCGGACTGCGCACTCTCGTTGTGATCCACCAGCGCGACCGCCGCGCCGGCCGGCAGTTCCGGCAGCAGCGCCGGGGCGTCCACGCCCGCCTCGCGCAGCACGAACGCCGTCTCGAAATTCAGTTCGCCCAGACGGAACGCCTGCGCGTCCAAGCCCTGGCGGGCAAGCAGGCGCGCGTACACCAGCGCGGCCGTGATGGCGTCGGTATCCGGGTTCAGGTGACCAAAAACAGCAAGCATGTCTTC
Protein-coding sequences here:
- a CDS encoding polysaccharide biosynthesis tyrosine autokinase, whose amino-acid sequence is MKENESQIREVDISFLWRALKRYLPWVLMAPVLLGTLAFVLSRQQPAVYEAAATLFATNTTAAPDSVSGQATVNAPPLPEGVMSQALQSEQILLPVLQTLEKNSAIPQEEKARLGRQIRREIQDQNLKTLTLTSRLDFNGNGTYTVRSRARHPEAARVLANLTSAALVNWDRGRGLTTIRLGLSGFDAQLKEINAQLSGRALTPTERQSLLARQARIQDSRVQLAILENSAVGVLSPLVSAQVPRLPVSPKPVRNAVLAALLGLLLGVAGAALASLSDRTIRTEEDMLPLGLPTLATLPRLRQRDVLLRGIVRAARQAGLYEAVGFLRVNLMATLATRPHPVVMMTSTAPGEGKSSVTATLADGMASSGQRVLIIDADLRRGTQAAVWKKYDEVGNWKTLGATGGARTTPEALLRPHEIEVLQVEPNVDVLPAGPGIANSLSIFNQANIMQALNLWRQHYDVILVDTAPLLALADGLVLGRHADAVIMVVEYGQTNIHGAASALRRAERAGLKIIGSVINKANAREESSYNYSYSYGAPTEPERV
- a CDS encoding transposase — its product is MARDSFASTEDLQRRARNAPSGAFLAIDFVMVPHAGRTMEGVNYHYSGQAQTRLGHPFTSAALVRFGEDPVPLLERFKVSQVLETTCYPYRTATQEMIHVVQDCLAAGVPMAGLLLDGEFGRDAAVTFSREHQIPVLIRAKANMTVQFEGESLTLGALSRQFPPERCHLYAEFGWRVRRLPVAREVGGFDVLIVWRKVHGEWTRFFLFSTFGGDVTVRSLLRAWKARWGIEVIHRFFKQNLGLGRCHCRTIQAQENWVWCVVEAFHAVLRVRREVICQGFGGASVRDGGLLLEGRR
- a CDS encoding IS3 family transposase yields the protein MCRVLEVSISGYYASRGRPESEKITRDRVLMEKIRTSFEESRGTYGALRIKADLHEQGERVSRQRIGRLMRQAALVTRGKRKLRTTTKVKSSRPVAENILAREFTADGPNQKWVTDITYLPTHEGWLYLATVMDLYSRKIVGWALNERLQTPLVTAALEMAVGCRKPPGGLLHHSDRGSQYTSEVYKQALDRLQAVQSMSEKGECWDNAVQESFFATLKTEMGLGEAQWGRAQTRTEVFEWIEVFYNRRRRHSSLGYRSPTAFEEQAPIPN
- a CDS encoding transposase → MSVPKQKFTAEFKQEAVRLVRTTGKSCAQIARDLGVPPHYVVRWKQQQDTQTAAGRPAFTGRGVPALSPQEARLKELERELEIARQERDILKKALACLGQNSTRMGLGRFFAKQP
- a CDS encoding glucose-1-phosphate thymidylyltransferase; protein product: MKAIIPAAGLGTRLRPLTYTRPKPVLRVAGKPIIVHAIETLQGAGITEIGVVVSDITRVEIQHAIREISGVQVTLINQHEQLGLGHAVLVAREWVGEDDFCVYLGDNLFEFGARPFVERFVAERPAALIALVEVEDPTAFGVAELDGTRITRLVEKPKVPPSNLAVAGLYCFTPQIFSVLAGMPPSARGEYEITDGIQGLIEAGAAVLGQSVVGWWKDTGRPADLLDANRLLLERIVLDVQGTVEDSRITGRVVIPASARVTRSKIVGPVMLGEGVVIEDAYIGPFTSIGQGSVVRGAEVEHSVIDAEARIEQLSTRLQDCLIGVRAQVRGGRTVPRTHKLTISDASVVELA
- a CDS encoding YceD family protein; this encodes MTDSPRIHLGSLLRSSTEDAHAEGSLDHLQYEQGRALQTLRFAEPAPFEVDVNALGSNEMYLQGTFEPVLVMECARCLREVHVPLEVSLGTLLRYDPAVDAPYLEEAETGEEVLVFGDPDLDLSAYLAETTLLNAPLSVLHDEACRGLCQVCGHDLNEGPCEHMAQVPVEEIDDDLGTPEGSLHAKQNPFAALADLKLPEE
- the moaC gene encoding cyclic pyranopterin monophosphate synthase MoaC; protein product: MGAGNTPELTHFRDGLPRMVDVTGKAATSREATAEAWVRLPGEARAALEAGTNPKGDPLVVARLAGLAGSKRTADLVTLCHPIPVTGADVQVTLEAAGVRVLATVRTTAPTGVEMEALTAVTVAALNVYDMLKAASKAIEITGVRLLAKSGGKSGDYQAGAGQPD